In Melospiza georgiana isolate bMelGeo1 chromosome 15, bMelGeo1.pri, whole genome shotgun sequence, one genomic interval encodes:
- the RNF14 gene encoding E3 ubiquitin-protein ligase RNF14 isoform X1 codes for MSSEDKEAQEDELLALASIYDEDEFKRAESAQGGETRICVELPQDFKVFVRGSSTENLQGSGFEYSVSFLPPLVLNFELPPDYPSTSPPVFTLSGKWLSQAQLSALCKHLDNVWEENRGCVVLFAWMQFLKEETLNYLNISSPYELKMCPRGKGQGRTAVGPLEAGKDSGGATGSATAEEETVDARAVRDVESLSSLIRDILDFDQAQRRKCFNSKMYSCGICFCEKRGSECMRFPECSHVYCKACLKDYFEIQIRDGQVHCLNCPEPKCSSVATPGQVKELVGEELFARYDRLLLQSSLDLMADVVYCPRPGCQTPVMLEPGCTMGICSCCNYAFCTLCKMTYHGVSPCKVTAEKLIELRNEYLEADETTKRFLEKRYGKRMFQKTLEEMESEKWLVKNSKSCPCCRTPIEKLDGCNKMTCTGCMQYFCWVCLSSLSRTNPYRHFDDPSSPCFNRLFQDMHIDNGEFWEGGDDH; via the exons ATGTCTTCTGAGGacaaggaggctcaggaggacgagctgctggctctggccaGCATCTACGATGAGGATGAGTTTAAGAGAGCAGAGTCTGCCCAAGGAGGAGAAACAAGAATTTGTGTGGAGTTGCCTCAAGACTTCAAAGTTTTTGTGAGGG GCAGTTCCACAGAGAATCTCCAGGGCAGTGGCTTCGAGTACTCCGTGAGCTTCCTGCCTCCCCTCGTGCTGAATTTCGAGCTCCCACCTGACTACCCATCGACCTCCCCGCCCGTGTTCACCCTCAGTGGGAAATGGCTCTCCCAGGCCCAG ctcagcGCCCTTTGCAAGCACTTGGACAATGTGTGGGAAGAGAACCGAGGCTGTGTGGTGCTGTTTGCCTGGATGCAGTTTCTGAAGGAGGAAACACTGAATTACCTGAATATTTCATCGCCATATGAGCTGAAAATGTGCCCTCGGGGGAAGGGGCAGGGCCGGACAGCAGTGGGGCCCCTCGAGGCTGGGAAGGactctgggggtgccacggGCTCTGCCACAGCCGAGGAGGAAACCGTGGATGCCAGGGCTGTGCGGGATGTGGAGTCCTTGTCCAGTCTGATCAGGGACATCTTGGACTTCGACCAGGCCCAGAGGAGGAAGTGCTTTAACAGTAAGATGTACTCGTGCGGTATCTGCTTCTGTGAGAAGCGGGGCAGTGAGTGCATGCGCTTCCCCGAGTGCAGCCACGTGTACTGCAAGGCCTGCCTGAAGGACTACTTTGAGATCCAGATCAGGGATGGGCAGGTGCACTGCCTCAACTGCCCCGAGCCCAAGTGTTCTTCTGTCGCCACTCCAGGCCAG GTGAAGGAGCTGGTTGGGGAGGAGCTGTTTGCCCGCTATGACCGCCTGCTGCTGCAGTCCAGCCTGGACCTGATGGCTGACGTGGTTTACTGCCCCCGGCCCGGCTGCCAGACCCCCGTGATGCTGGAGCCCGGCTGCACCATGGgcatctgctcctgctgcaacTACGCCTTCTGCACCCTCTGCAAGATGACCTACCACGGGGTGTCCCCCTGCAAGGTCACTGCAG AGAAATTAATAGAATTGAGGAATGAATATTTAGAAGCAGATGAGACAACTAAAAGATTTTTGGAAAAACGCTATGGCAAGAGAATGTTTCAGAAAACcctggaggagatggagagTGAGAAATGGCTGGTGAAGAACTCCAAGTCTTGTCCTTGCTGTAGGACCCCCATCGAG aaactGGATGGCTGTAACAAGATGACCTGCACAGGGTGCATGCAGTACTTCTGCTGGGTCTGCCTGAGCTCCCTGTCCCGGACCAACCCCTACCGGCACTTCGACGACCCCTCCTCGCCCTGCTTCAACAG ATTGTTTCAAGACATGCACATTGACAATGGGGAGTTCTGGGAAGGAGGTGATGATCATTAG
- the RNF14 gene encoding E3 ubiquitin-protein ligase RNF14 isoform X2, translated as MQFLKEETLNYLNISSPYELKMCPRGKGQGRTAVGPLEAGKDSGGATGSATAEEETVDARAVRDVESLSSLIRDILDFDQAQRRKCFNSKMYSCGICFCEKRGSECMRFPECSHVYCKACLKDYFEIQIRDGQVHCLNCPEPKCSSVATPGQVKELVGEELFARYDRLLLQSSLDLMADVVYCPRPGCQTPVMLEPGCTMGICSCCNYAFCTLCKMTYHGVSPCKVTAEKLIELRNEYLEADETTKRFLEKRYGKRMFQKTLEEMESEKWLVKNSKSCPCCRTPIEKLDGCNKMTCTGCMQYFCWVCLSSLSRTNPYRHFDDPSSPCFNRLFQDMHIDNGEFWEGGDDH; from the exons ATGCAGTTTCTGAAGGAGGAAACACTGAATTACCTGAATATTTCATCGCCATATGAGCTGAAAATGTGCCCTCGGGGGAAGGGGCAGGGCCGGACAGCAGTGGGGCCCCTCGAGGCTGGGAAGGactctgggggtgccacggGCTCTGCCACAGCCGAGGAGGAAACCGTGGATGCCAGGGCTGTGCGGGATGTGGAGTCCTTGTCCAGTCTGATCAGGGACATCTTGGACTTCGACCAGGCCCAGAGGAGGAAGTGCTTTAACAGTAAGATGTACTCGTGCGGTATCTGCTTCTGTGAGAAGCGGGGCAGTGAGTGCATGCGCTTCCCCGAGTGCAGCCACGTGTACTGCAAGGCCTGCCTGAAGGACTACTTTGAGATCCAGATCAGGGATGGGCAGGTGCACTGCCTCAACTGCCCCGAGCCCAAGTGTTCTTCTGTCGCCACTCCAGGCCAG GTGAAGGAGCTGGTTGGGGAGGAGCTGTTTGCCCGCTATGACCGCCTGCTGCTGCAGTCCAGCCTGGACCTGATGGCTGACGTGGTTTACTGCCCCCGGCCCGGCTGCCAGACCCCCGTGATGCTGGAGCCCGGCTGCACCATGGgcatctgctcctgctgcaacTACGCCTTCTGCACCCTCTGCAAGATGACCTACCACGGGGTGTCCCCCTGCAAGGTCACTGCAG AGAAATTAATAGAATTGAGGAATGAATATTTAGAAGCAGATGAGACAACTAAAAGATTTTTGGAAAAACGCTATGGCAAGAGAATGTTTCAGAAAACcctggaggagatggagagTGAGAAATGGCTGGTGAAGAACTCCAAGTCTTGTCCTTGCTGTAGGACCCCCATCGAG aaactGGATGGCTGTAACAAGATGACCTGCACAGGGTGCATGCAGTACTTCTGCTGGGTCTGCCTGAGCTCCCTGTCCCGGACCAACCCCTACCGGCACTTCGACGACCCCTCCTCGCCCTGCTTCAACAG ATTGTTTCAAGACATGCACATTGACAATGGGGAGTTCTGGGAAGGAGGTGATGATCATTAG
- the GNPDA1 gene encoding glucosamine-6-phosphate isomerase 1, whose protein sequence is MKLIILENYSQASEWAAKYIRNRIVQFGPGPGRFFTLGLPTGSTPLGCYSKLVEYCRNGDLSFKYVKTFNMDEYVGLPRDHPESYHSFMWNNFFKHIDISPENVHILDGNAPDLQAECDAFEEKIKAAGGIELFVGGIGPDGHIAFNEPGSSLVSRTRVKTLAMDTILANARFFDGDLSKVPTMALTVGVGTVMDAREVMILITGAHKAFALYKAIEDGVNHMWTVSAFQQHPNTVFVCDEDATLELKVKTVKYFKGLMMVHNKLVEPLYSMKEMGAERSQSKKPYSD, encoded by the exons ATGAAGCTCATCATCCTGGAGAATTACTCTCAGGCCAGCGAGTGGGCGGCCAAGTACATCCGCAACCGCATCGTGCAGTtcgggcccggccccgggcgctTCTTCACGCTGGGGCTGCCCACAG GCAGCACCCCCCTGGGCTGCTACAGCAAGCTGGTGGAGTACTGCCGCAACGGGGACCTCTCCTTCAAGTACGTGAAGACCTTCAACATGGACGAGTACGTGG GCCTCCCGAGGGATCACCCAGAAAGTTACCATTCCTTCATGTGGAATAACTTCTTCAAGCACATTGACATCTCACCAGAAAACGTCCACATCTTGGATGGAAACGCCCCTGATCTCCAGGCAGAGTGTGATGCATTTGAGGAGAAAATCAAAGCAGCTGGCGGCATCGAGCTCTTTGTTGGAG GCATCGGCCCCGACGGTCACATCGCCTTCAACGAGCCGGGATCCAGCCTGGTGTCCAGGACACGAGTGAAGACCTTGGCCATGGACACCATCCTGGCCAATGCCAGGTTCTTTGATGGTGACCTCTCCAAAGTGCCCACCATGGCTCTGACAGTTGGAGTAGGCACTGTCATGGATGCCAGAGAG GTGATGATCCTGATCACGGGAGCCCACAAAGCCTTTGCTCTGTACAAAGCCATCGAGGATGGTGTGAACCACATGTGGACGGTGTCGGccttccagcagcaccccaaCACCGTGTTCGTGTGCGACGAGGACGCCACGCTGGAGCTCAAAGTCAAAACAGTGAAGTACTTCAAAG GTTTAATGATGGTTCACAACAAGCTCGTGGAGCCCTTGTACAGCATGAAGGAGATGGGAGCAGAGAGAAGCCAGTCCAAGAAGCCATACAGTGATTAa